The DNA region TTCGAAGGAACAGTGTTTGAAAACGGGATAGATGCGGCATACCGATCAACTAGGGGCAAAGAAGTTTACTTATTCAAAGGAGATCAGTATGCTCGTATAGACTATGGAACCAACAGTATGGTTAATAAAGAAATCAAAAGCATTAGCAACGGGTTTCCTTGTTTCCGTAACACAATCTTTGAGAGTGGAACGGATGCAGCGTTTGCTTCTCACAAGACAAATGAAGTTTACTTTTTCAAAGGTGACTACTATGCACGTGTTACTGTTACACCAGGCGCAACAGATGATCAAATTATGGATGGTGTTAGGAAAACTCTTGACTATTGGCCATCTCTTCGTGGCATAATACCTCTTGAGAATTAAGTGAGGCTGTAACGGTTTGCTGGTATGATAATTAAGAATAAAGATCCTTGTCGTTGTTGATATATGCTTTCTTTTTTTTCTTGTAATATGTGTGTCGTTGTTTGTTTATGTTTCTTGACGTAATAAAAGTGTGGTTCTCTTGGATGTTTTCCACACATTGTAAGCTTTACATAATGACCCTGCACTATATGCAGGGTGAATATAATAAAAAAACCTTTGGTACTTTTTTATACATTTTGTTTTAACAAGGTTTCAAAGGTATATATGATATGAAAAGTTAAGTGAGTTTGTTTCATTGGTAAATGAATATGTTTGATAATTACTCAGTTATTAGTATAGCGAACAATGTGTTTATTGGCAGAGCTTCTACGAAATCTGAATTGGAAgcattataaaaaaaattatttttttactCTGGTTAACCACACttaaaatgtaaaataaattgGAAATAAATAAGTGTATAAATTAATAACATAGTTAATAGTTTCAAAATTTTAGGTAAGACTCATTGCAAAATAAAAGAATTTAATCAATTTGAAGgtttatattattttttatgcATGTTTACTGGTTTGCAAAATTAAAATACCTAAGCCGATAGATATATGACTTAAATATGTCATTTGTCCTTGTAGGTTGAGGAGATTTTGGTTTTCgtctttatatatatatatatatatatatatatatatatatatatatatatatatatatatatatatatatatatataaattgtCAATGAACTTTGAGATTCATTTGGGTTTTGTCCCTGACATTAACATTTCATTGCAAAAAGAATAATGGGGAAAACATTTTTGTTTCAATTGCTGAATTAAATTGTGACGTGGTTTTATTGTTCCCCCAAAAATATCCTCAAATATCCTTTCTAATATAATCCTGGTAATTAGGGTTGACAAATTTGAAACTCTAAGGGAGGCGATAGAGGTAGACAAAGGGAGGATATGACTGGCGACTGAGGTAGAAGAAGGGAGCATTCGACCAAGGTAGTCAATTGAGGTAGACGAAAAGAGCACATAATTTATCCATTATCCATGCTCGACATTTGTCAATATTGTAAGATAAAGTTTGTTCCTTTCATCTATATTTGGTGTTTGTTCTTGAAAATCATAGATAAAATTTTCAGGGATGAGTTTTAGTTTGATTTTTATATGGAGGTAGATGTGTTAGGGACTGTGTTTTCTATTACATAGGGGGCTTGAATATGCAGTAAATCACATGGATCCATATAAATGGAGGTTCTTTAAAACTATTGGTATATTGAAAGAAATTAGTGATCTTGATCATTCAAAATATATGTTATGTTGGTATAAAAATGATGAGAACAAATGCAATAGAATGGTCAATGATAAAGATGTTAAGTATATTTATAAATATTCCATTGAAATGAAATGTGTAGTTCACTTATATGTTGATCATTATGTGAAAGGCATAGTTGGAATtaatgttgaagaagatgaacaaGGCAATATAATtaatgttgaagaagatgaacaaGGCGATATAATTAGTGTTGAAGAAGATAAACAAGGTGATGGAATTAATGTTGAACAAGATGAACAAGGTAATGGTGGAGTTAATGTTGACGAATATGAACAATGTGATGGTAGAATTATTGTTGAAGACGGTGAACAAGGTGGCTATGAAATTAATGTTGAAGAAGATGAGCAAGGTGATGGAAATAATATGGAAGATGATGAACAAAGTGATGTTATATTAGATGATAATGATGAT from Lathyrus oleraceus cultivar Zhongwan6 chromosome 1, CAAS_Psat_ZW6_1.0, whole genome shotgun sequence includes:
- the LOC127128402 gene encoding albumin-2-like → MTKTGYINAAFRSSRNNEAYLFINDKYVLLDYAPGTSNDKVLYGPTPVRDGFKSLNQTIFGSYGIDCSFDTDNDEAFIFYEKFCALIDYAPHSNKDKIILGPKKIADMFPFFEGTVFENGIDAAYRSTRGKEVYLFKGDQYARIDYGTNSMVNKEIKSISNGFPCFRNTIFESGTDAAFASHKTNEVYFFKGDYYARVTVTPGATDDQIMDGVRKTLDYWPSLRGIIPLEN
- the LOC127115623 gene encoding uncharacterized protein LOC127115623, which gives rise to MLDICQYCIVGINVEEDEQGNIINVEEDEQGDIISVEEDKQGDGINVEQDEQGNGGVNVDEYEQCDGRIIVEDGEQGGYEINVEEDEQGDGNNMEDDEQSDVILDDNDDSEDKAIGITFHDSGDDRALGLDDGFDITSK